CGGCGTCCTACGGTTATGATGCTTCGGGCAATATCGCCACGGACAGCACGGACACCACGGCCTACAACCTGACCGATGATCAGCGACTGGCCTCGGTGACCAAGGGCGGAGTCACAGCAGGAGCCTACCAATACGACGGCCGGGGCCTGCGCACGGTCAAGATTGTGAACGGGGAAGATACCCTGTTTGTCTCCTGCAAGAGCGGCAAACTCATTGCCGAGTCCGACAGTGACGGCAATATCCTGAAAGAGTACATCTACCTGGAAGGGGATATCTTCGCCCATTTTCAGTATGAGGTTCCAGCTGTTGCACCGGAGGGGACAGTAGCGGTCAGCGAACTGCCAGCGGAGGAAGCCGCGGAGCCAGTACTTGCAGATAATCCTCCTGTGGTCGTGGAAGCATCAACACCCTCGGATACCGCCTTTCTTCAGCCTATCTTTTTCCTTCTGCTGTTGCAAAATAAGTCAGCGGAAGGGGCGTATTATTACATCAATGACCACCTCGGTGCCCCGCAGATTATTACCGATGACTCGGGTAGTATTGTTTGGCAGGCCGAATACCTGCCCTTCGGGAAGGTGAATATTTCTGTTGCGCAGATTGAGAATAACCTCCGTTTTCCGGGGCAGTATTTTGATGCCGAGACCGGGCTGCATTACAACTGGAACCGGTATTATGATCCTGAAACCGGGCGGTATATTGCAGCTGATCCGATTGGACTTGATGGTGGGATG
This sequence is a window from Candidatus Electrothrix rattekaaiensis. Protein-coding genes within it:
- a CDS encoding RHS repeat-associated core domain-containing protein, producing the protein SLPAGAFDFDHDGTGNRLSRTVDSSDVTGYNYATGTNRLSQSTGSVAASYGYDASGNIATDSTDTTAYNLTDDQRLASVTKGGVTAGAYQYDGRGLRTVKIVNGEDTLFVSCKSGKLIAESDSDGNILKEYIYLEGDIFAHFQYEVPAVAPEGTVAVSELPAEEAAEPVLADNPPVVVEASTPSDTAFLQPIFFLLLLQNKSAEGAYYYINDHLGAPQIITDDSGSIVWQAEYLPFGKVNISVAQIENNLRFPGQYFDAETGLHYNWNRYYDPETGRYIAADPIGLDGGMNLYAYVGSDPVNGIDPEGLICGTGVCVGTSILVVGAIIASQGDLEIPSSSPALPADRILPVDRPWRKRSRWHVYVRCHGVKFGDCTDCPKFIGGQAYGGTFPDAFARAQMDANGNLGFHGFRQCRARHCQPVACFENGQRKPCPKSGR